GCGGAACGCGATCGCCGGCAGCGCCAGCAGCACGATCGCCGCGACGGAGCCGCTGGCGAGGACCGCTACCACCACCGCCACGACGGCGACGGTGGCCAGGTCTCGGCCGGTGCGGGACTGCGCCGTGCGGGTCAACACGAGCCCGGACACCGCGGCGAGCAGGTACAGGGCCGCCGACGCGTTCGCGTAGCTCAGGGCCCCGAACGCTTCACCAGTGCGCGGGGTCCCGGCGGCCGCCACCGGCCACATCGACAGCAGGGCGACGGCGACGAGGATGGCCACCGGTGGCGCGCACACACTCGCCTGGCGGACCGTCCGGACTATGAAGTACGTGGCCACAACAGCGCCCCCGAACTGGATCAGCGCCGATGGATCCCCCCCGGCCGCATGCGTGACCCTGTGCCCCCACCACATGGTCACGACGACGAGTCCCATGCCCGCCAGATCCATCATGACGTCGTCCAGGATCGCTCGCGGGATCATCTCCGGACGCCTCATGGCAGCGGATGCTACGCCCGAGGGTCGCCTTGTCGGTGAGATCATCAACGGGTGGATGTCCTGGGCACACGGCAGGCCCCCGGAACGGCCACCGACCGGGTCGACGCCGTGGTCCCGGCTATTAGAGATCCCGGGAACGCGCCCACATCGGGGACGTCGTCGCGGGCCTGGATCGGCGCCTGGGCGACCGTGCACCCAGTACCCGGGCCGGCCAGAGCTTGTTCGGCGGAAGCGCGCGGGGAACCAGGCGGATGGCCGCGGTGAGAGGGGTACCGGTTACCTTTGCCGGCCTGCCGGACATGCGCCTGTCGAGCCTGCCGCGAGCTGATGTCGTCGCCACCGTCGATATGCTGTGCTAGTGGTTCGAGTGGAACGCGTTGGCTGGACTCGATCGGTCGACGCTGCAGAGGGAACTGACCGCACATGGATGGACCTCAGCCTCTCTCTACGGAGGCACCGCCGGTTGGATCTCAGCCCATCTGTCGGCCGCCGCCCCCCAAGGTCAGGCGTTGGTGCATTCCTCCAGAACGGCGGACGCCAGCTCCGCAGGCCTCGTCGTGGTGGCGCGGCGTTTTTCGAGGGGTCGAGCTGGGAAGCAGGCGGCCCCCGGACCCCGTGGGACAGTGACCCGGGGCCGAGCCGTGGGAACGATCGAGCCGAAACCCGTGCAGAGAGCGATCAAGCGTGCCCTCGACATCGTCGTCGCGGCTGCGGGACTGGTCGTCATCTCGCCGTTGTTGGCCGTGGTCGCTCTCGCGATCCTCGTGACGATGGGGCAGCCCGTTCTCTTCCGGCAGCAGCGTCCCGGGCTGCATGAGGAGCCCTTCACGGTCTACAAGTTCCGGACGATGCGTCGCGGCCAGGGTGACGATGCCGAGCGACTGACCCGGTTGGGACGTTGCTTGCGTGCGACCTCCGTCGACGAACTACCCCAACTTTGGAACGTCTTGCGGGGCGATATGAGTTTGGTGGGCCCCCGACCGCTCCTGGTCGAGTACCTCGACCGGTACGACTCTGAGCAGCGACGCCGGCATGACATGAAGCCAGGTATCACCGGCCTGAGCCAGGTGGCCGGCCGCAACGAGGTCCCGTGGACGCGACAGTTTGAGCTCGACGTCCGCTACGTGGACCGGTGGTGTTTGAGGCTCGACCTCGTGATCCTGACTCGCACCGTGGCGATGGTCCTCACTCGACGTGGTATCGCACAGCCCGGCCGAGCTACCCGGGACAGGTTCGGGCCTAGCTGAACCAGCGACCGCGCCTACGCATCGCACTGAGGCTCGGGGTGGAGTTCGACGCTTACCCGAACGGTCTGTCCGTCCCTTTGGAAGTAGCAAGCCTCGCTCGGATCGCTCGTGGTGAGAGCACGGAGACGATTGATCAGGTCGGCGACCGTCGTGGTTTCGCCCAGATCGAGGAAGCGAACGCCACGTTCCGCGAGGTCGCCCTTCGCATGGAAGGAACCTTCGTCGACCCGGTTCGGGATGGTGGCGTAGTCGCCGGTTCTCACACGGGGCCACACGTCCTCGAACAACGATCGCTCGGCTCTCAGGATCCGGCCGTAGAGGGTGTCAGCCGTGTCGTGGGCGAGGACGGGCACCCGCCTGCGGGCGATGATCGGACCCGCATCGACCTCTTCGACCATCCGGTGCAGGGTGGCACCCGCGAGAGTCTTATCGAGGATCGCCCAGCTCGGGGTGTGCCACCCGCGGTTGTGGGGCAGGTATGCGGGATGGAGGTTGATCCAGCCGCGCCCAGGGACGCGGAGGATGTCGGGGGGCACGATGTAGGGGAAGTGCACTGACAGCGCAAGGTCGAGATCGAGACTGCCAAGGCTGTGTCGGTGTTCCGGTCGGCGGAACTCGTCACCGCGGAGGACGGGGCCATCAGCCACCTCCCGGTACAGACGTACCAGTTCCTCTGCGTGGGAGGCACCCTGTCCAGCGCTCACGCACAGTGCAGCCGGCA
This Actinomycetota bacterium DNA region includes the following protein-coding sequences:
- a CDS encoding sugar transferase, translated to MEPKPVQRAIKRALDIVVAAAGLVVISPLLAVVALAILVTMGQPVLFRQQRPGLHEEPFTVYKFRTMRRGQGDDAERLTRLGRCLRATSVDELPQLWNVLRGDMSLVGPRPLLVEYLDRYDSEQRRRHDMKPGITGLSQVAGRNEVPWTRQFELDVRYVDRWCLRLDLVILTRTVAMVLTRRGIAQPGRATRDRFGPS
- a CDS encoding formyl transferase gives rise to the protein MSAGQGASHAEELVRLYREVADGPVLRGDEFRRPEHRHSLGSLDLDLALSVHFPYIVPPDILRVPGRGWINLHPAYLPHNRGWHTPSWAILDKTLAGATLHRMVEEVDAGPIIARRRVPVLAHDTADTLYGRILRAERSLFEDVWPRVRTGDYATIPNRVDEGSFHAKGDLAERGVRFLDLGETTTVADLINRLRALTTSDPSEACYFQRDGQTVRVSVELHPEPQCDA